Proteins found in one Sorghum bicolor cultivar BTx623 chromosome 1, Sorghum_bicolor_NCBIv3, whole genome shotgun sequence genomic segment:
- the LOC8071389 gene encoding probable inorganic phosphate transporter 1-8: protein MARGGDGLQVLSALDAAKTQWYHFTAIIVAGMGFFTDAYDLFCISLVTKLLGRIYYTDTSKDNPGSLPPNVAAAVNGVAFCGTLAGQLFFGWLGDKLGRKSVYGMTLMLMVICSIASGLSFGHTPTGVMATLCFFRFWLGFGIGGDYPLSATIMSEYANKKTRGAFIAAVFAMQGFGILAGGIVTLIISAAFRAGYPAPAYKDDHFNSTVPQSDFVWRIILMLGALPALLTYYWRMKMPETARYTALVAKNAKQAAADMSKVLHTEIVDEQEKLDQMVTAESNTFGLFSREFARRHGLHLVGTATTWFLLDIAFYSQNLFQKDIFTAINWIPKANTMSALEEVFRISRAQTLIALCGTVPGYWFTVALIDVVGRFAIQLLGFFMMTVFMLGLAIPYHHWTTAGNHIGFVVMYGFTFFFANFGPNSTTFIVPAEIFPARLRSTCHGISAASGKAGAIIGAFGFLYAAQNQDKSKADAGYPAGIGVRNSLFVLAGCNMLGFVLTFLVPESKGKSLEEMSGEADDAEEEAVGARAVRPSETQMV, encoded by the coding sequence ATGGCGCGCGGGGGAGACGGCCTGCAGGTGCTCAGCGCGCTGGACGCGGCCAAGACGCAGTGGTACCACTTCACGGCCATCATCGTGGCCGGCATGGGCTTCTTCACCGACGCCTACGACCTCTTCTGCATCTCCCTCGTCACCAAGCTGCTGGGCCGCATCTACTACACGGACACCAGCAAGGACAACCCCGGCTCGCTCCCTCCCAACGTCGCCGCCGCGGTCAACGGCGTCGCCTTCTGCGGCACGCTCGCCGGCCAGCTCTTCTTCGGCTGGCTCGGCGACAAGCTCGGCCGCAAGAGCGTCTACGGGATGACGCTCATGCTCATGGTCATCTGCTCCATCGCGTCGGGCCTCTCCTTCGGCCACACCCCCACGGGTGTCATGGCCACGCTCTGCTTCTTCCGCTTCTGGCTCGGGTTCGGCATCGGCGGCGACTACCCGCTGTCCGCCACCATCATGTCCGAGTACGCCAACAAGAAGACCCGCGGCGCCTTCATCGCCGCCGTCTTCGCCATGCAGGGCTTCGGCATCCTCGCCGGTGGCATTGTCACGCTCATCATCTCCGCCGCGTTCCGCGCCGGGTACCCTGCCCCGGCGTACAAGGACGACCACTTCAACTCCACCGTGCCGCAGTCCGACTTCGTGTGGCGCATCATCCTCATGCTCGGCGCCTTGCCGGCGCTGCTCACCTACTACTGGCGGATGAAGATGCCCGAGACGGCGCGCTACACCGCGCTGGTGGCCAAGAACGCCAAGCAGGCCGCGGCCGACATGTCCAAGGTGCTCCACACGGAGATCGTCGACGAGCAGGAGAAGCTGGACCAGATGGTCACCGCCGAGAGCAACACCTTCGGCCTCTTCTCCAGGGAGTTCGCGCGCCGCCACGGCCTCCACCTCGTCGGCACCGCCACCACCTGGTTCCTGCTCGACATCGCCTTCTACAGCCAGAACCTGTTCCAGAAGGACATCTTCACGGCCATCAACTGGATCCCCAAGGCCAACACCATGAGCGCGCTCGAGGAGGTGTTCCGCATCTCCCGCGCGCAGACGCTCATCGCGCTCTGCGGCACCGTCCCGGGGTACTGGTTCACCGTCGCGCTCATCGACGTCGTCGGACGATTCGCCATCCAGCTGCTCGGATTCTTCATGATGACCGTCTTCATGCTCGGCCTCGCCATCCCCTACCACCACTGGACCACCGCCGGCAACCACATCGGATTCGTCGTCATGTAcggcttcaccttcttcttcgcaaACTTCGGGCCCAACAGCACCACCTTCATCGTGCCGGCTGAGATCTTCCCGGCGCGGCTGCGCTCCACCTGCCACGGCATCTCCGCCGCCTCGGGGAAGGCCGGAGCCATCATCGGCGCCTTCGGGTTCCTGTACGCGGCGCAGAACCAGGACAAGAGCAAGGCGGACGCCGGGTACCCCGCGGGCATCGGCGTGCGCAACTCGCTCTTCGTCCTCGCGGGCTGCAACATGCTCGGATTCGTCCTCACTTTCCTCGTGCCGGAGTCCAAGGGCAAGTCGCTGGAGGAGATGTCAGGTGAGGCTGACGACGCCGAGGAGGAGGCCGTCGGCGCCCGCGCGGTGCGGCCGTCGGAGACCCAGATGGTATAG
- the LOC8071390 gene encoding probable inorganic phosphate transporter 1-3, with product MAGEQLKVLTALDQAKTQWYHFMAIVIAGMGFFTDAYDLFCISLVSKLLGRIYYTEPNTPSPGTLPPNVSAAVNGVALCGTLAGQLFFGWLGDKLGRKSVYGFTLILMVLCSVASGLSFGQTPKGVIATLCFFRFWLGFGIGGDYPLSATIMSEYANKKTRGAFIAAVFAMQGFGILFGAIVALVVSSGFRNSYPAPSYQDNPAASLVPEADYVWRIILMFGTIPAALTYYWRMKMPETARYTALIARNAKQAAADMSKVLNSEIEEDLDRAGERKASNEWGLFSAQFVRRHGLHLLGTTTTWFLLDIAFYSQNLFQKDIFSKVGWIPPAKTMNAVEEVFRIARAQALIALCGTIPGYWFTVFFIDIIGRFAIQLMGFFMMTVFMIGLAAPYHHWTTAGHHTGFVVMYGFTFFFANFGPNSTTFIVPAEIFPARLRSTCHGISAAAGKAGAIIGAFGFLYAAQDPHTPEAGYSPGIGIRNALFVLAGTNFLGMIMTLLVPESKGLSLEEISKENVDDDEAAA from the coding sequence ATGGCTGGCGAGCAGCTCAAAGTTCTGACGGCGCTGGACCAGGCGAAGACGCAGTGGTACCATTTCATGGCCATCGTGATCGCCGGCATGGGCTTCTTCACGGACGCCTACGACCTCTTCTGCATCTCCCTCGTCTCCAAGCTGCTGGGCCGCATCTACTACACGGAGCCCAACACCCCCAGCCCCGGCACCCTGCCGCCCAACGTGTCCGCGGCCGTGAACGGCGTCGCGCTCTGCGGCACGCTCGCCGGCCAGCTCTTCTTCGGCTGGCTCGGCGACAAGCTCGGCCGGAAAAGCGTCTACGGCTTCACGCTCATCCTCATGGTGCTCTGCTCCGTCGCGTCGGGCCTCTCGTTCGGCCAAACCCCCAAGGGCGTCATCGCCACGCTCTGCTTCTTCCGCTTCTGGCTCGGGTTCGGCATCGGCGGCGACTACCCGCTGTCGGCCACCATCATGTCCGAGTACGCCAACAAGAAGACCCGCGGCGCCTTCATCGCCGCCGTGTTCGCCATGCAGGGCTTCGGCATCCTCTTCGGCGCCATCGTCGCGCTCGTCGTGTCCAGCGGCTTCCGGAACTCGTACCCGGCGCCGTCGTACCAGGACAaccccgcggcgtcgctcgtccCCGAGGCCGACTACGTGTGGCGGATCATCCTCATGTTCGGCACCATCCCGGCGGCGCTCACCTACTACTGGCGCATGAAGATGCCGGAGACGGCGCGGTACACGGCGCTCATCGCGCGCAACGCCAAGCAGGCCGCGGCGGACATGTCCAAGGTGCTCAACTCGGAGATCGAGGAGGACCTGGACCGCGCCGGCGAGCGCAAGGCCAGCAACGAGTGGGGGCTCTTCTCGGCGCAGTTCGTGCGCCGGCACGGGCTCCACCTGCTGGGCACCACCACCACGTGGTTCCTCCTGGACATTGCCTTCTACAGCCAGAACCTGTTCCAGAAGGACATCTTCTCCAAGGTCGGGTGGATCCCGCCGGCCAAGACCATGAACGCCGTCGAGGAGGTGTTCCGCATCGCGCGCGCGCAGGCGCTCATCGCGCTCTGCGGCACCATCCCGGGCTACTGGTTCACCGTCTTCTTCATAGACATCATCGGCCGCTTCGCCATCCAGCTCATGGGGTTCTTCATGATGACCGTCTTCATGATCGGCCTCGCCGCGCCGTACCACCACTGGACCACCGCCGGCCACCACACCGGCTTCGTCGTCATGTAcggcttcaccttcttcttcgcaaACTTCGGGCCCAACAGCACCACCTTCATCGTGCCGGCTGAGATCTTCCCGGCGCGGCTGCGGTCCACCTGCCACGGCATATCGGCCGCGGCTGGCAAGGCCGGTGCCATCATCGGCGCGTTCGGGTTCCTGTACGCTGCGCAGGACCCGCACACGCCGGAGGCCGGCTACTCGCCCGGCATCGGCATCCGCAACGCGCTCTTCGTGCTAGCCGGCACCAACTTCCTTGGGATGATCATGACGCTGCTGGTGCCGGAGTCCAAGGGATTGTCACTTGAAGAGATATCCAAGGAGaacgttgacgacgacgaggcgGCCGCTTGA
- the LOC8059302 gene encoding protein GDAP2 homolog: protein MQPRSPAVAEAAGAGATMVPGVGGVEPAVTLDQVPRWSDPDQRIFLASASDEASAEGAGSEATSASGFISFSDPLTVDDDDGAGAGGRAGAASRFPVDQEINSRIYLWRGQPWNLEVDAVVNSTNESLDEAHSSPGLHAAAGSGLAEECATLGGCRTGMAKMTNGYDLPARKVIHTVGPKYAVKYHTAAENALSHCYRSCLELLIENGLESIAMGCIYTEAKNYPREPASHVAIRTVRRFLEKQKGKIAGVVFCTTSSSDTEIYKRLLPLYFPRDKQEEEIAILKLPADVGDENGETVIDERKIRIRPLPAGVVDRTVSATLVDLPLSDSGSALKRGSFKLDSYLDPSFMSIIKDPDLRRKEQWEKSAQAQKGFNYARLLGYGDLGCPSLSSAEEYSLHSRYLAKANSLNLSEIAEMKIIYRGGVDIEGRPVMVVVGAHFLLRCLDLERFVLHVVKEFEPLIQKPYTIVYFHSAASLQPQPDLGFMKRLQQILGRKHQRNLHAIYVLHPTLGLRTAVLAMQMFVDGEVWKKVVYVDRLVQLFRYVPREQLTIPDFVFQHDLEVNGGRGLIVDPRTKHIYQRTSS, encoded by the exons ATGCAGCCGCGCTCTCCGGCGGTGGCGgaggccgccggcgccggcgccaccaTGGTGCCCGGCGTGGGCGGGGTCGAGCCGGCCGTCACGCTGGACCAGGTGCCGCGCTGGAGCGACCCGGACCAGCGCATCTTCCTCGCCTCCGCGTCCGACGAGGCGTCCGCGGAGGGCGCCGGATCCGAGGCGACCTCCGCGTCCGGCTTCATCTCCTTCTCCGACCCGCTcacggtcgacgacgacgacggcgccggTGCGGGTGGCCGCGCCGGGGCCGCCTCGCGCTTTCCCGTCGACCAGGAGATCAACTCCAGGATCTACCTCTGGCGTGGCCAGCCCTGGAACCTCGAGGTCGACGCCGTCGTCAATTCCACTAACGAG AGCTTGGACGAGGCGCACAGTAGTCCCGGGCTgcacgctgctgctgggtcagggCTCGCCGAAGAGTGCGCCACCTTG GGAGGTTGCCGAACTGGGATGGCCAAGATGACCAATGGCTACGATCTGCCTGCAAG GAAGGTCATCCATACTGTGGGCCCTAAATATGCTGTCAAGTATCACACAGCTGCAGAGAATGCACTTAGTCACTGCTATCGATCCTGCTTGGAACTGCTCATTGAGAATGGTCTTGAAAG CATCGCAATGGGTTGTATATACACAGAAGCTAAAAACTACCCTCGTGAACCAGCTTCTCATGTGGCAATAA GAACTGTTAGACGTTTTCTGGAGAAGCAAAAAGGCAAAATAGCTGGTGTTGTTTTTTGTACTACATCATCATCTGATACAGAGATATACAAACG ATTGCTCCCACTATATTTCCCTCGGGACAAGCAGGAGGAAGAGATTGCGATATTAAAGCTCCCAGCTGATGTTGGGGATGAGAATGGTGAGACGGTAATAGACGAAAGGAAAATAAGAATAAGACCTTTGCCTGCTGGTGTGGTAGACAGAACAGTGTCTGCAACTCTTGTTGATCTTCCTCTTTCTGATTCTGGATCGGCATTGAAAAG GGGTTCTTTCAAGTTGGATTCATATTTGGATCCTTCGTTTATGTCAATAATTAAAGATCCAGATCTGCGGCGCAAGGAGCAGTGGGAAAAATCCGCTCAAGCTCAAAAGGGATTTAATTATGCTAGGTTACTTGGATATGGGGATCTAGGTTGCCCTTCATTATCTTCAGCAGAGGAATACTCACTTCATTCACGATACCTCGCTAAAGCAAATTCTCTTAATCTTTCTGAGATTGCTGAAATGAAAATAAT TTATCGTGGTGGAGTTGATATTGAAGGGCGCCCGGTTATGGTTGTTGTTGGTGCACACTTTCTTCTTCGATGCCTTGATCTTGAACGATTTGTTCTACATGTAGTGAAG GAGTTCGAACCTTTGATTCAGAAGCCATATACAATTGTATATTTCCACTCCGCAGCATCATTACAACC GCAACCAGATTTAGGATTCATGAAGCGGTTACAACAAATACTAGGGCGGAAACATCAGCGCAACCTTCAT GCAATTTATGTACTCCACCCAACATTGGGTTTGAGAACAGCTGTTTTGGCAATGCAGATGTTTGTAGATGGAGAG GTCTGGAAGAAAGTTGTATACGTGGATAGGCTTGTGCAGCTGTTCAGATATGTACCACGCGAGCAACTTACAATTCCTGACTTTGTCTTTCA GCACGATCTGGAGGTGAATGGTGGGAGGGGCCTAATTGTTGacccaagaacaaagcacatttaTCAGAGGACGTCCAGTTGA